A genomic segment from Actinomadura hallensis encodes:
- a CDS encoding transglycosylase domain-containing protein, producing MPASSPSPPSGREEPPGGRAGRGGAGGRGGRPRSRRARFLRRTLFTMLGLFGFFVAAFAVAYLFTPVPSPLEKAVAQGPTFYYSDGKTQIAKTGVNRDAVDLDRIPESTRNAVIAAENGTFYEDPGVSVRGTVRAFWSTVTGRQLQGGSTITQQMVRNYYGGIGKERSISRKLKEIMVALKVDQEKPKDWILEQYLNTIYFGRNAYGVQAAAKAYYNKDVSKLTPAEGAYLAAAIQQPSNFADPTGSSRTAAEQRWHAVLTNMIRDGHLTAAQAAEMEFPEPVEQQITDVLKGQRGYMVNVAKKELVERRGYSEDEINRSGLKITTTFDRRLMDAMRRAVNQNTPEGMSKKIRTGAVSVDPATGQVVAFYGGRGYLEEALSSAFGDWAQAGSGFKPIALAAALESGESLSSTYDGRSPQYFSGSSIKNDGNRSYGMVNLVTATQNSINTAYVNLGRDIGNDKIARMAEKMGIPRSQMKPEQRSAATFPLGIVSVHPVQQAGVFATFAAEGVHRRPYVVKSVTDNADHKRTFTEKGERALSQQNARDATYAMQQVVRAGTGRGAQLPDGRDVAGKTGTTDEGRAIWFNGFIPQNATSVAMFRSDGKPLNIPGYGAYGGALPAQIWRAYMSEAVVIADYERKSFGAPSMRPGGGGTEPPGGDRPDGTEPPRTNRPDDRPSGRPEEPELPPPPTGLPTLPPTEPGGPGGGDGGGDEPPGGGGGGGDGDGDGGRPGGGGGGRPGGGN from the coding sequence ATGCCCGCCTCGTCCCCGTCCCCGCCGTCCGGCCGCGAAGAGCCGCCGGGGGGCCGTGCCGGGCGCGGCGGAGCCGGGGGCAGGGGCGGCAGGCCCCGCAGCCGGCGGGCGCGGTTCCTGCGCCGCACCCTGTTCACGATGCTCGGCCTCTTCGGCTTCTTCGTCGCCGCGTTCGCCGTCGCCTACCTGTTCACGCCCGTGCCGTCGCCGCTGGAGAAGGCGGTCGCGCAGGGGCCGACGTTCTACTACTCCGACGGCAAGACGCAGATCGCCAAGACCGGCGTGAACCGGGACGCGGTCGACCTCGACCGGATCCCGGAGAGCACCCGCAACGCCGTGATCGCCGCCGAGAACGGCACCTTCTACGAGGACCCGGGCGTCTCGGTGCGGGGCACCGTGCGGGCGTTCTGGTCCACGGTGACCGGCCGGCAGCTGCAGGGCGGCTCGACGATCACGCAGCAGATGGTCCGCAACTACTACGGCGGCATCGGCAAGGAGCGGTCGATCTCCCGCAAGCTCAAGGAGATCATGGTCGCGCTGAAGGTCGACCAGGAGAAGCCCAAGGACTGGATCCTCGAGCAGTACCTCAACACCATCTACTTCGGGCGCAACGCCTACGGCGTCCAGGCCGCCGCCAAGGCGTACTACAACAAGGACGTCTCGAAGCTGACGCCGGCGGAGGGCGCCTACCTCGCCGCCGCGATCCAGCAGCCCAGCAACTTCGCCGACCCGACCGGCTCCTCCCGCACCGCCGCCGAGCAGCGCTGGCACGCCGTCCTCACCAACATGATCAGGGACGGCCACCTCACCGCCGCGCAGGCCGCGGAGATGGAGTTCCCCGAACCGGTCGAGCAGCAGATCACCGACGTCCTCAAGGGCCAGCGCGGCTACATGGTCAACGTCGCCAAGAAGGAGCTCGTCGAGCGGCGCGGCTACAGCGAGGACGAGATCAACCGCAGCGGGCTGAAGATCACCACGACGTTCGACCGGCGGCTGATGGACGCGATGCGGCGCGCGGTGAACCAGAACACCCCCGAGGGCATGAGCAAGAAGATCCGGACGGGGGCGGTGTCGGTCGACCCGGCCACCGGGCAGGTCGTGGCGTTCTACGGCGGGCGCGGCTATCTGGAGGAGGCGCTGAGCAGCGCCTTCGGCGACTGGGCGCAGGCCGGGTCCGGGTTCAAGCCGATCGCGCTCGCGGCCGCGCTGGAGAGCGGCGAGAGCCTCTCCTCCACCTACGACGGCAGGTCCCCGCAGTACTTCTCCGGCTCGTCGATCAAGAACGACGGCAACCGCAGCTACGGGATGGTCAACCTCGTCACCGCCACCCAGAACTCGATCAACACCGCGTACGTGAACCTCGGCCGCGACATCGGCAACGACAAGATCGCGCGGATGGCCGAGAAGATGGGCATCCCCAGGTCGCAGATGAAGCCGGAGCAGCGCAGCGCCGCCACGTTCCCGCTCGGGATCGTGTCGGTGCACCCGGTCCAGCAGGCCGGGGTCTTCGCGACGTTCGCGGCCGAGGGCGTGCACCGGCGGCCGTACGTCGTGAAGTCCGTCACCGACAACGCCGACCACAAGCGCACCTTCACCGAGAAGGGCGAGCGGGCGCTCAGCCAGCAGAACGCGCGGGACGCGACGTACGCGATGCAGCAGGTCGTCCGCGCCGGCACCGGGCGGGGCGCGCAGCTGCCCGACGGCCGCGACGTCGCCGGCAAGACCGGCACCACCGACGAGGGCCGCGCGATCTGGTTCAACGGCTTCATCCCGCAGAACGCCACGTCGGTCGCGATGTTCCGCAGCGACGGCAAGCCGCTGAACATCCCCGGCTACGGCGCGTACGGCGGTGCGCTGCCCGCGCAGATCTGGCGCGCGTACATGAGCGAGGCGGTGGTCATCGCGGACTACGAGCGCAAGTCGTTCGGGGCGCCGTCGATGCGGCCGGGCGGCGGCGGGACCGAGCCGCCCGGCGGCGACCGCCCGGACGGGACGGAGCCCCCGCGCACGAACCGGCCGGACGACCGGCCCAGCGGCCGTCCCGAGGAGCCCGAGCTGCCCCCGCCGCCGACGGGCCTGCCGACCCTTCCCCCGACCGAGCCGGGCGGGCCCGGCGGGGGCGACGGCGGAGGCGACGAGCCGCCCGGCGGAGGCGGCGGAGGCGGAGACGGCGACGGGGACGGCGGGCGTCCCGGCGGCGGAGGCGGCGGCCGCCCCGGCGGAGGGAACTAG
- a CDS encoding SseB family protein: MATVADVWRPTSELEHRLQETVRAGDQESYFRLIADSELLIPVPPDLVDGMLAGEAQPTWPTQEEDGRVHVLAYTSASAMRACLGPSYQHFMTVRFGEIAESWPDNRWWLAIDAPARGVAAALPIEARLPAWFVRQVAEGDGRPPQVGRAPAPWEELRDQHRELPREKPRQEFQPANDVERELLRAAANNDHDLFLQTLAATDVLLPVPDGTDYTMRPGRPGFPWQTREVDGSTVVPVFTSPERLVEAARAAGTGTEYIKLPFNVALRYWPDHDWPLAVNSGSPAGGTVLAQQLPGLAAWADQRAAQRRTDGFEPQNDVEGRLFEAARRRDTDGFFKILLGAQVLVPADPDTPWGIAPGEPGFPWRPVTVHGRRSIQVFTSLKWLNEAVGSSRFIMPTLLDMVAAWPDTDWDLVLNPGTPIDATMPGGKVRSLGGARAAERATPPAAAAPAPPDAPAVPVAPPVPDAAGRGGPGDAPGGPGAGSGTGPAAPDAPAEPVGADLPAERPAATHPGPQPPAGPSGAPDAPPAPAQGPNPQQPVRASDPGSTATDPPAGQPGLGQAAEHAAPAPPPGPPEGPQGHPGGGPAMPAPQASATSGPQGGTGPQPMPDAMSPEASPEAGRPGLPGGQDMAASGQPGGTGPQALPGGASPEPARRPDAHTDHGSAGMPEARPGGPGMPAPQAPAGPGPQGGTGPQPMPGGTPADPAGQPHPAADHAASGAPEGRHGAPAAPEPQSAAGRPGGTGPLDLPGATPHEPTGPPGIAADRPAGAADHGRAGPPEGQGVPGPGRPGGPEPQAVPGGTGPQPVADPGPAEPIAPGADHGAGGAEHGPAGAPGVAGSGHPGGPPARDVPDHTPAEPAGRPGIAAEQGADHAAAAAQGGAPAMRPAGEAEPAFEPGNRIDQELYDAALSGDSDAFLRVLLNANVLVPIPGDAPLEVTPVQREFRWDAALRTESAVQVFTSLVRLREVLPESRFVYADFRELIGAWPREDWTMLLNPGTRIGASLQGDQVRALSEWAVRVGLVPARPEVPLPPPRPEPAPQPEPADPDDRVPSPTIMQKVVPHGHVSWYLEQGYDRVGGFVHSTADVAELQTPIQLYEALGLLYEGSPFSPGDEGVYVIRWPAYCPDLYRIPFGGRDEEEMAAWGEAGWVIERPPFAGNGFAPGSAGSIREYKVDSVRLPFGAEMYYLGRDRSERFIAMYDPDRLAWLRPDASAEAWNGRTEAAQ; encoded by the coding sequence GTGGCGACCGTGGCGGACGTGTGGCGACCCACGTCGGAACTGGAGCACCGGCTCCAGGAGACCGTGCGGGCCGGGGACCAGGAGAGCTACTTCCGTCTCATCGCGGACAGCGAGCTGCTGATTCCCGTCCCGCCCGACCTCGTGGACGGGATGCTCGCGGGCGAGGCGCAGCCGACCTGGCCGACCCAGGAGGAGGACGGCAGGGTCCACGTGCTGGCCTACACGTCGGCGTCGGCGATGCGGGCCTGCCTCGGCCCGTCCTACCAGCACTTCATGACGGTCCGCTTCGGCGAGATCGCCGAGTCCTGGCCCGACAACCGCTGGTGGCTCGCCATCGACGCGCCCGCCCGCGGCGTCGCCGCCGCCCTGCCGATCGAGGCGCGGCTGCCCGCCTGGTTCGTCCGGCAGGTCGCCGAGGGCGACGGCCGCCCGCCGCAGGTGGGGCGCGCGCCCGCCCCCTGGGAGGAGCTCCGCGACCAGCACCGGGAGCTGCCCCGCGAGAAGCCCCGGCAGGAGTTCCAGCCCGCCAACGACGTCGAGCGCGAGCTGCTGCGGGCCGCCGCCAACAACGACCACGACCTGTTCCTGCAGACCCTCGCCGCCACGGACGTGCTGCTCCCCGTCCCGGACGGCACCGACTACACGATGCGCCCGGGACGCCCCGGTTTCCCGTGGCAGACCCGCGAGGTCGACGGCTCCACCGTCGTCCCCGTCTTCACCTCCCCCGAGCGCCTCGTCGAGGCGGCCCGCGCCGCCGGGACCGGCACCGAGTACATCAAGCTGCCGTTCAACGTCGCGCTGCGCTACTGGCCGGACCACGACTGGCCGCTGGCCGTCAACTCCGGCTCCCCCGCCGGCGGGACCGTCCTCGCGCAGCAGCTCCCCGGCCTCGCCGCGTGGGCCGACCAGCGCGCCGCGCAGCGCAGGACGGACGGCTTCGAACCCCAGAACGACGTCGAGGGCCGCCTGTTCGAGGCCGCCCGCCGCCGCGACACCGACGGCTTCTTCAAGATCCTCCTGGGGGCGCAGGTCCTCGTCCCCGCCGACCCCGACACGCCCTGGGGCATCGCCCCCGGCGAGCCCGGCTTCCCGTGGCGGCCCGTCACCGTGCACGGCCGCCGGTCCATCCAGGTCTTCACGTCGCTCAAGTGGTTGAACGAGGCCGTCGGGTCGTCCCGCTTCATCATGCCGACCCTGCTGGACATGGTCGCCGCGTGGCCCGACACCGACTGGGACCTCGTCCTCAACCCCGGCACCCCGATCGACGCGACGATGCCCGGCGGCAAGGTCCGCTCCCTCGGCGGCGCCCGGGCGGCGGAGCGCGCGACGCCCCCGGCCGCGGCGGCGCCCGCGCCTCCGGACGCCCCGGCCGTCCCCGTGGCGCCCCCGGTGCCGGACGCCGCCGGCCGCGGCGGGCCCGGCGACGCGCCGGGCGGGCCGGGCGCCGGAAGCGGCACGGGTCCCGCGGCGCCGGACGCACCGGCGGAGCCGGTGGGCGCGGACCTCCCCGCCGAGCGTCCCGCGGCCACGCACCCGGGGCCGCAGCCCCCGGCCGGTCCGTCCGGGGCGCCTGACGCGCCCCCCGCGCCCGCCCAGGGGCCGAACCCGCAGCAGCCGGTGAGGGCGAGCGACCCCGGCTCCACGGCGACGGACCCGCCGGCGGGACAGCCGGGCCTCGGCCAGGCGGCCGAGCACGCGGCACCCGCACCGCCCCCCGGCCCGCCCGAGGGTCCGCAAGGCCATCCCGGCGGCGGCCCGGCGATGCCCGCACCGCAGGCGTCCGCCACATCCGGCCCGCAGGGCGGAACCGGCCCGCAGCCGATGCCGGACGCCATGTCCCCCGAAGCGTCCCCCGAGGCGGGTCGGCCCGGCCTGCCGGGAGGGCAGGACATGGCCGCATCCGGCCAGCCGGGCGGCACCGGGCCCCAGGCCCTCCCCGGCGGCGCGTCTCCCGAGCCGGCCCGGCGGCCGGACGCCCACACCGACCACGGCTCGGCGGGGATGCCGGAAGCCCGCCCCGGCGGCCCGGGGATGCCCGCACCGCAGGCCCCGGCCGGCCCCGGCCCGCAGGGCGGAACCGGCCCGCAGCCGATGCCGGGCGGCACGCCCGCGGATCCGGCCGGGCAGCCGCATCCAGCCGCGGACCACGCTGCGAGCGGTGCCCCGGAGGGCCGCCACGGCGCTCCGGCGGCGCCGGAACCGCAGAGCGCGGCCGGTCGTCCGGGCGGCACAGGGCCGCTGGACCTTCCGGGCGCCACGCCGCACGAGCCGACCGGACCACCGGGCATCGCCGCGGACCGGCCCGCGGGCGCCGCGGACCACGGCCGGGCCGGGCCGCCGGAAGGGCAGGGCGTGCCCGGACCCGGTCGTCCCGGCGGCCCGGAGCCGCAGGCCGTCCCCGGCGGGACGGGGCCCCAGCCCGTCGCGGACCCCGGGCCCGCAGAGCCGATCGCGCCGGGCGCGGACCACGGTGCGGGCGGCGCGGAGCACGGCCCGGCGGGGGCGCCGGGCGTGGCCGGATCCGGCCATCCGGGCGGCCCGCCGGCGCGGGACGTCCCCGACCACACGCCCGCCGAGCCCGCCGGGCGGCCGGGCATCGCCGCGGAGCAGGGCGCCGACCACGCCGCGGCCGCCGCCCAGGGCGGCGCGCCCGCGATGCGGCCCGCGGGTGAGGCCGAGCCGGCGTTCGAGCCGGGGAACCGGATCGACCAGGAGCTCTACGACGCGGCGCTCAGCGGCGACTCCGACGCCTTCCTGCGGGTGCTGCTGAACGCGAACGTGCTCGTGCCGATCCCCGGGGACGCCCCGCTCGAGGTGACGCCCGTCCAGCGGGAGTTCCGGTGGGACGCGGCGCTGCGGACCGAGTCGGCGGTGCAGGTGTTCACGTCGCTGGTCAGGCTGCGCGAGGTGCTGCCGGAGTCCCGGTTCGTGTACGCGGACTTCCGGGAGCTGATCGGCGCGTGGCCCCGCGAGGACTGGACGATGCTCCTCAACCCGGGGACGCGCATCGGGGCGTCCCTGCAGGGCGACCAGGTGCGGGCGCTGAGCGAGTGGGCCGTGCGGGTCGGGCTGGTCCCGGCGCGGCCGGAGGTCCCGCTGCCGCCGCCGCGGCCGGAGCCGGCGCCGCAGCCCGAGCCCGCCGACCCCGACGACCGCGTCCCGTCCCCGACGATCATGCAGAAGGTCGTTCCGCACGGGCACGTGTCCTGGTACCTGGAGCAGGGCTACGACCGGGTCGGGGGCTTCGTCCACTCGACGGCGGACGTCGCCGAGCTGCAGACGCCGATCCAGCTCTACGAGGCGCTGGGGCTCCTCTACGAGGGCTCCCCGTTCTCCCCCGGCGACGAGGGCGTGTACGTCATCCGCTGGCCCGCCTACTGCCCCGACCTGTACCGGATCCCGTTCGGCGGGCGCGACGAGGAGGAGATGGCCGCCTGGGGCGAGGCCGGCTGGGTGATCGAGCGGCCGCCGTTCGCGGGGAACGGGTTCGCGCCGGGCAGCGCCGGGTCCATCCGCGAGTACAAGGTGGACAGCGTCCGCCTGCCGTTCGGGGCGGAGATGTACTACCTCGGCCGGGACCGGTCGGAGCGGTTCATCGCCATGTACGACCCCGACCGGCTGGCCTGGCTGCGGCCGGACGCGAGCGCCGAGGCGTGGAACGGGCGGACGGAGGCGGCGCAGTGA
- a CDS encoding TrmH family RNA methyltransferase, producing the protein MARLVPVADAADPRLADYVRLRDVNLRKSLEAEHGLFVAEGEKVIRRAVAAGHPVRSLLMARRWAEPLADLLDGVDAPVYIADDAVLESITGFQVHRGALASLERLPLPTVDDVLTGARRIIVCEDIVDHTNIGAIFRCAAALGVDAAVLAPRCADPLYRRSVKVSMGAVFALPYARMADWRNGLSVLRRHGFELLALTPADGATPIGEVKAGERRALLLGSEGDGLSSRWLHEADHRVRIPMDEAALARGVDSLNVVAAAAIACYELTR; encoded by the coding sequence ATGGCCCGCCTCGTCCCCGTCGCCGACGCCGCAGACCCGCGCCTCGCAGACTACGTGAGGCTGCGGGACGTGAACCTCCGCAAGAGCCTGGAGGCCGAACACGGCCTGTTCGTCGCCGAGGGCGAGAAGGTGATCCGCCGCGCGGTCGCCGCCGGGCACCCCGTCCGCTCCCTGCTGATGGCCCGCCGCTGGGCCGAGCCGCTCGCCGACCTCCTGGACGGCGTCGACGCCCCCGTCTACATCGCCGACGACGCCGTCCTCGAATCGATCACCGGCTTCCAGGTCCACCGCGGCGCCCTGGCGTCCCTCGAACGCCTCCCGCTCCCCACCGTCGACGACGTCCTCACCGGCGCCCGCCGCATCATCGTCTGCGAGGACATCGTCGACCACACGAACATCGGGGCGATCTTCCGGTGCGCGGCGGCGCTCGGGGTGGACGCCGCCGTCCTCGCGCCGCGCTGCGCGGACCCGCTGTACCGGCGGTCGGTCAAGGTGTCGATGGGCGCGGTGTTCGCGCTCCCGTACGCCCGCATGGCCGACTGGCGCAACGGACTGTCGGTGCTCCGGCGGCACGGTTTCGAACTCCTGGCGCTGACGCCGGCGGACGGGGCCACGCCCATCGGGGAGGTGAAGGCGGGGGAGCGGCGGGCGCTGCTGCTCGGCTCGGAGGGCGACGGGCTGTCGTCCCGCTGGCTGCACGAGGCCGACCACCGCGTCCGCATACCGATGGACGAGGCGGCCCTGGCGCGCGGCGTCGACTCCCTCAACGTGGTCGCCGCCGCCGCGATCGCCTGCTACGAGCTCACCCGCTGA
- a CDS encoding substrate-binding domain-containing protein: MSGRHRNDIPDGMGDGGYDPSRPVFGPANDGSSDWFGGRESAGRPLGHPQAGPPGGPPGGVSPGASGETPEWFTPRRSGEHAGYGRGGYGASGGYPSGEPMSGGRQDPLGSSPSPLAGTGYSEYDSIRSSDGGPSSGYFGGSGGSGDSGGYGGGSGGYGGGSRGSGGSGGSGGDSGGYEYGGRRAGKRKRSATALIGPMAGAVGLALLLGVGVYAFAESGGCTGDDAMRLSVAAAPDIAPVVQKAAERFNDGSNEVDGKCVRADVKKVEPSSVSTLLSGQGVANAANERPDVWIPDSSLWISLAQANSEGKKGKEGDNGVVSTKTSVATSPIVVGLPQSLAVQLKRQGITASPSWDNLLKAAGGTAGGAVTKNQMIPAGTVRLVVPDPMRNAAGMGSLMVTSTLLANDPNRDSIFTGIVRTVRESTVPTVEAQFEAFGQNTGGKKPISLSSEQGLWKYNQGKPQEAAVALYPLEGTLSMDYPFTVTTTDAAKQKGARLFEKAMSTEATRADVHEHGFRTPDGKAPKGFDQSAGVSPARPRQLPTPKSEDVARIMQAWSKLSLGLRMLTLIDVSGSMLEPVGPNTNRLQAIAQISQGGLSMMSDDTELGQWLFSTNMDGDLPYKEAVPIGPLGERIGSTTRRGLVLSSLNKMEPKPTGDTGLYRTMLAAYKMMNDTYKPEFGNSILLLTDGRNDDEGGPTLRKTLEQLRAMQDPNKPIQVNMIGFGRGVDVDELKQIAAATNGTVQVAQTPDEIKRIFLKALSRRIQ; encoded by the coding sequence ATGAGCGGACGTCACCGCAATGACATCCCCGATGGGATGGGCGACGGCGGGTACGACCCGTCGCGGCCTGTCTTCGGTCCGGCCAACGACGGCTCCTCCGACTGGTTCGGCGGGCGGGAGAGCGCGGGCCGGCCGCTGGGGCACCCGCAGGCGGGCCCGCCCGGCGGGCCGCCCGGTGGAGTCTCCCCCGGTGCGTCGGGGGAGACGCCCGAGTGGTTCACGCCCCGGCGGTCGGGCGAGCACGCCGGCTACGGGCGCGGCGGGTACGGCGCGTCCGGGGGCTACCCCTCCGGTGAGCCGATGTCCGGAGGCCGCCAGGACCCGCTGGGAAGCTCGCCCTCACCCCTCGCCGGAACCGGTTACAGCGAGTACGACTCCATACGCAGCTCCGACGGCGGCCCGTCGTCCGGCTACTTCGGCGGGTCGGGCGGCTCCGGTGACTCCGGCGGCTACGGCGGCGGGTCGGGCGGCTACGGCGGCGGATCGAGGGGCTCCGGCGGCTCGGGCGGCTCGGGCGGCGACTCCGGCGGTTACGAGTACGGGGGGCGCCGCGCGGGCAAGCGCAAGCGCAGCGCGACCGCGCTGATCGGGCCGATGGCTGGCGCCGTGGGCCTGGCGCTGCTGCTGGGCGTCGGCGTGTACGCGTTCGCGGAGAGCGGCGGCTGCACCGGCGACGACGCGATGCGGCTGTCGGTCGCGGCGGCGCCCGACATCGCGCCGGTCGTGCAGAAGGCCGCCGAGCGCTTCAACGACGGCTCCAACGAAGTGGACGGCAAGTGCGTCCGGGCCGACGTGAAGAAGGTCGAGCCGTCGTCGGTGTCGACGCTGCTGTCCGGGCAGGGCGTGGCGAACGCCGCGAACGAGCGCCCCGACGTGTGGATCCCCGACTCGTCCCTGTGGATCTCCCTGGCGCAGGCCAACAGCGAGGGCAAGAAGGGCAAGGAGGGCGACAACGGCGTCGTCTCCACGAAGACCTCGGTGGCGACGAGCCCGATCGTGGTGGGCCTGCCGCAGTCGCTCGCGGTGCAGCTGAAGAGGCAGGGCATCACCGCCAGCCCGTCCTGGGACAACCTGCTCAAGGCCGCCGGGGGCACGGCGGGCGGCGCGGTGACCAAGAACCAGATGATCCCGGCCGGAACGGTCCGGCTGGTCGTGCCCGACCCGATGCGCAACGCGGCGGGCATGGGCTCGCTGATGGTGACCAGCACGCTGCTGGCGAACGACCCCAACCGCGACTCGATCTTCACCGGCATCGTCCGGACCGTCCGGGAGAGCACCGTCCCCACGGTCGAGGCGCAGTTCGAGGCGTTCGGCCAGAACACCGGCGGCAAGAAGCCGATCTCGCTGTCGTCCGAGCAGGGGCTGTGGAAGTACAACCAGGGCAAGCCCCAGGAGGCGGCGGTCGCGCTGTACCCGCTCGAGGGCACGCTCTCGATGGACTACCCGTTCACCGTCACCACCACGGACGCCGCCAAGCAGAAGGGCGCCCGCCTCTTCGAGAAGGCGATGAGCACTGAGGCGACCCGTGCCGACGTCCACGAGCACGGCTTCCGGACGCCCGACGGCAAGGCGCCCAAGGGCTTCGACCAGAGCGCCGGCGTCAGCCCGGCCCGCCCGCGGCAGCTGCCGACGCCGAAGAGCGAGGACGTGGCGCGGATCATGCAGGCGTGGTCGAAGCTGTCGCTCGGCCTGCGCATGCTGACGCTGATCGACGTGTCCGGCTCGATGCTGGAGCCGGTCGGGCCGAACACCAACCGGCTCCAGGCCATCGCGCAGATCTCGCAGGGCGGCCTGAGCATGATGTCGGACGACACCGAGCTCGGCCAGTGGCTGTTCTCGACCAACATGGACGGCGACCTGCCGTACAAGGAGGCGGTGCCGATCGGCCCGCTCGGCGAGCGGATCGGGTCCACCACCCGGCGCGGCCTCGTCCTGTCGTCGCTCAACAAGATGGAGCCGAAGCCGACCGGCGACACCGGCCTGTACCGGACGATGCTGGCCGCGTACAAGATGATGAACGACACGTACAAGCCGGAGTTCGGCAACTCGATCCTGCTGCTGACGGACGGGCGCAACGACGACGAGGGCGGGCCGACGCTGCGCAAGACCCTGGAGCAGCTGCGCGCCATGCAGGACCCGAACAAGCCGATCCAGGTCAACATGATCGGGTTCGGCCGGGGCGTGGACGTCGACGAGCTGAAGCAGATCGCGGCCGCGACCAACGGCACCGTCCAGGTCGCGCAGACCCCGGACGAGATCAAGAGGATCTTCCTCAAGGCGCTGTCCCGCCGCATCCAGTGA
- a CDS encoding RNA polymerase sigma factor, whose translation MSGWPSFDRADDERLARSLAAGDPSALIQVMDRYAARLYDYCHALLRDQEQAAGALHDALIAAYAHVSGLREPDRFRGWLYALVRNECMRRLRDPNRPAERREAPEVEDGFLDGAELAQRMEARQLVHSGLAALRGREREALDLMLRHGLDAAEVGGVLGMDAREATDVTGRARARLDDALAAASSVRHGGDCPDAAAIARRGGWPLPPPVIRELVDHAEFCPVCASRRDGTASAARLLQVMPVAMMPTDLRGHVMATATDPTLAADLEDIAYRAEPFDTWGWPVDDEREPARASRTGRNVPRALWPALAAAAAVVMIVSVAFFIMPGSSGERSDAQGSPDPATSAPESAEPAETEEPSETPTPSETPTPTATPTPTTTTPSPTRTQRPPRSERPRPATPTRPRAGTLAVSGCTITGPGPGQCGVTLRAVGGTVTWAVARATGGLSAGGSGTLAAGRTTVVPVSGNCVPPGGGGSVVFTTGQSAPVTLSCPPEPPDESPDN comes from the coding sequence GTGTCCGGTTGGCCCAGTTTCGACCGTGCCGACGACGAGCGTCTGGCGCGGTCCCTGGCCGCAGGCGACCCGAGCGCACTCATCCAGGTGATGGATCGCTACGCGGCACGCCTGTACGACTACTGCCACGCGCTTCTGCGCGACCAGGAGCAGGCGGCCGGCGCGCTCCACGACGCGCTCATCGCCGCGTACGCGCACGTGTCCGGACTGCGCGAGCCGGACCGTTTCCGCGGCTGGCTGTACGCGCTCGTCCGCAACGAGTGCATGCGCAGGCTCCGCGACCCGAACCGTCCCGCCGAGCGGCGGGAGGCCCCCGAGGTCGAGGACGGCTTCCTGGACGGCGCGGAGCTGGCCCAGCGGATGGAGGCGCGCCAGCTCGTCCACAGCGGCCTGGCGGCGCTGCGCGGGCGGGAGCGGGAGGCCCTGGACCTCATGCTCCGCCACGGCCTGGACGCCGCGGAGGTCGGCGGCGTCCTCGGCATGGACGCGCGCGAGGCCACCGACGTCACCGGCAGGGCCCGTGCCCGCCTGGACGACGCGCTGGCGGCGGCCTCCAGCGTCCGGCACGGCGGGGACTGCCCGGACGCGGCGGCGATCGCGCGGCGGGGCGGCTGGCCGCTGCCGCCCCCGGTGATCCGCGAGCTCGTCGATCACGCGGAGTTCTGCCCGGTGTGCGCGTCCCGGCGGGACGGGACGGCGTCCGCGGCGCGGCTCCTGCAGGTGATGCCGGTCGCGATGATGCCGACCGACCTGCGCGGCCACGTCATGGCCACCGCCACCGACCCCACCCTCGCCGCCGACCTGGAGGACATCGCCTACCGGGCCGAGCCGTTCGACACCTGGGGCTGGCCCGTCGACGACGAGCGCGAGCCCGCACGGGCCTCCCGCACCGGGAGGAACGTCCCGCGCGCGCTCTGGCCGGCGCTCGCCGCCGCGGCCGCCGTCGTGATGATCGTGTCGGTGGCGTTCTTCATCATGCCGGGCTCCTCCGGGGAACGGTCGGACGCGCAGGGCTCGCCGGACCCGGCGACGTCCGCGCCGGAATCGGCCGAGCCGGCCGAGACCGAGGAGCCGTCGGAGACGCCGACCCCCTCGGAGACCCCGACCCCGACGGCCACCCCGACCCCGACCACCACGACGCCGTCTCCGACGCGCACGCAGCGGCCCCCGCGGTCGGAGAGGCCGCGGCCGGCCACCCCCACGCGTCCGCGGGCCGGGACGCTGGCGGTGAGCGGCTGCACGATCACCGGCCCGGGCCCGGGCCAGTGCGGCGTCACGCTGCGGGCCGTGGGCGGAACGGTCACCTGGGCCGTGGCGCGCGCGACCGGCGGTCTCAGCGCGGGCGGGAGCGGCACCCTCGCCGCCGGCCGGACCACCGTGGTCCCCGTGAGCGGGAACTGCGTCCCGCCGGGCGGCGGCGGCTCGGTCGTGTTCACGACCGGCCAGAGCGCCCCGGTCACCCTCTCCTGCCCTCCCGAGCCCCCGGACGAGAGCCCCGACAACTGA